Proteins encoded within one genomic window of Xylophilus sp. GOD-11R:
- a CDS encoding MaoC family dehydratase produces MDTGLYFEEYDESWTFETPPVAITDARIQAFVELHGFSTPTYTDPGYMQAAYGGRLAPGLLVLCTAEGQVLSAGVTRRRGIFLMELTPRFLRPVHAGDTVAGRIRFQSKKPTSRPDRGVVVTTHEVVNGQGETVIRYDATRMIRTRAFVEPG; encoded by the coding sequence ATGGATACCGGCCTCTACTTCGAGGAATACGACGAAAGCTGGACCTTCGAGACGCCGCCGGTCGCCATCACCGACGCACGCATCCAGGCCTTTGTCGAACTGCACGGCTTCTCCACCCCCACCTATACCGATCCCGGGTATATGCAGGCGGCCTATGGCGGCCGCCTGGCGCCCGGCCTTCTGGTGCTGTGTACCGCCGAAGGACAGGTGCTGTCGGCCGGGGTTACGCGGCGGCGCGGTATCTTCCTCATGGAGCTCACACCACGTTTCCTGCGACCGGTCCATGCAGGCGACACCGTCGCCGGCCGCATCCGCTTCCAGTCGAAAAAACCCACGTCCAGGCCCGACCGGGGCGTGGTGGTCACGACACACGAAGTCGTCAACGGCCAGGGCGAGACGGTGATCCGCTACGACGCCACCCGCATGATCCGCACCCGGGCCTTCGTCGAGCCAGGCTGA
- a CDS encoding tripartite tricarboxylate transporter substrate binding protein: MNRFVRSALACLVMAIGALPLAPVQAQDKYPSRSIRIVVPYVAGGVGDVVARILSTPLGEVLGQPVIVENRPGGDAAMGTEYAARTPPDGYTILQVSTPQAVNMVLKENVRYDLLRDFVPVARVASTTLVLTTSVNAPGRSVADLVAAGKARPGGLTFGSGAVGSLGHLSGELFKRAANISALHVPYKGNAAVIPDLIGGRLDFFFATQPEALQGVSGGHLRALAVTATQRVAAFPGVPTMIEAGFPNFDPSSNYGYMVPANTPPAVVVQLYEAIARVVNTPAVQERFQTLGLTSALADPQAWGASVKNDIYRWGQVIKAANIRAD, translated from the coding sequence ATGAACCGCTTCGTCCGCAGTGCGTTGGCCTGCCTGGTGATGGCGATCGGCGCCCTGCCACTGGCCCCTGTCCAGGCCCAGGACAAATATCCCTCGCGATCGATCCGCATCGTGGTTCCGTATGTCGCCGGCGGCGTCGGCGACGTGGTGGCTCGCATTCTGAGCACGCCGTTGGGCGAGGTCCTGGGCCAGCCGGTGATCGTGGAGAACCGGCCCGGTGGCGACGCGGCCATGGGTACCGAATACGCGGCACGCACCCCGCCTGACGGCTACACGATCCTGCAGGTCTCCACGCCGCAGGCGGTCAACATGGTGCTCAAGGAAAACGTGCGCTACGACCTGCTGCGCGACTTCGTCCCGGTGGCCCGTGTGGCCAGCACCACGCTGGTCCTGACCACCTCGGTGAACGCTCCGGGCCGCAGCGTCGCGGACCTGGTGGCCGCCGGCAAGGCCAGGCCCGGCGGGCTGACTTTCGGATCCGGTGCGGTCGGCTCGCTGGGCCACCTCTCGGGCGAGCTCTTCAAGCGGGCGGCCAACATCAGTGCGCTGCATGTGCCCTACAAAGGCAACGCGGCGGTGATTCCCGACCTCATCGGTGGTCGGCTCGACTTCTTTTTCGCTACCCAGCCCGAGGCACTGCAGGGCGTGAGCGGCGGCCACTTGCGGGCGCTGGCGGTCACCGCCACCCAGCGCGTGGCTGCGTTTCCCGGCGTGCCCACCATGATCGAAGCCGGCTTTCCCAATTTCGATCCGTCGAGCAACTACGGCTACATGGTCCCGGCCAATACCCCGCCGGCCGTGGTCGTACAGCTCTACGAGGCCATCGCCCGTGTGGTCAACACGCCGGCGGTGCAGGAGCGGTTCCAGACGCTCGGCCTGACTTCGGCACTCGCCGATCCGCAGGCCTGGGGCGCCAGCGTGAAGAACGACATCTACCGTTGGGGCCAGGTCATCAAGGCCGCCAACATCCGCGCAGATTGA
- a CDS encoding acyl-CoA dehydrogenase family protein — protein MDPSMTPEIEAVRDMVIRFMTQEVAPVMEGYEKRGEFPRELVRKAGEAGLYGAVFPESVGGSDMGYMAATVIQEEMARIDVRFAACNNQQGSTCPSCIYLGGTPEQIERYVPNLIAGKTIGMMSLTESGGGSDAEGNMKTFARREGDVYRISGQKMWASMANETDVGILFAKTDRDAGAKGVTAFIVEPRKYPGWKAEPIEMMGLSNAMRTNVLFLDDFIVPVENRLGAEGDGFKIIMRALQPGRVTVAGKALGVARACFEDAVRYANERELRGQAIGRFQMIQSDIAEMAVAIEASRALVYKAAWCMDNSMPSNRISSIAKYHASQTAKFCADKAMQIFGGYGLASEYRVSWLRSYADLAFTGEGSANVQKIMIAEDALGYKIADRHHGKTGLRDIRKNDVADELQQRQRA, from the coding sequence ATGGATCCCTCGATGACCCCCGAAATCGAAGCCGTGCGCGACATGGTCATCCGTTTCATGACCCAGGAAGTGGCCCCCGTGATGGAGGGCTACGAGAAGCGCGGCGAATTCCCGCGCGAGCTGGTGCGCAAGGCCGGCGAGGCCGGCCTCTATGGCGCCGTGTTCCCCGAATCGGTCGGCGGCAGCGACATGGGCTACATGGCCGCCACGGTGATCCAGGAGGAGATGGCGCGCATCGACGTGCGCTTCGCGGCCTGCAACAACCAGCAGGGCTCCACCTGTCCGAGCTGCATCTACCTGGGCGGCACGCCCGAACAGATCGAGCGCTACGTGCCCAACCTCATCGCCGGCAAGACCATCGGCATGATGTCGCTGACCGAGTCCGGCGGAGGCTCCGACGCCGAGGGCAACATGAAGACCTTCGCGCGGCGCGAGGGTGACGTCTACCGCATCTCGGGCCAGAAGATGTGGGCCTCCATGGCCAACGAGACCGATGTCGGAATTCTCTTCGCCAAGACCGATCGCGATGCCGGAGCCAAGGGTGTCACCGCCTTCATCGTGGAGCCCAGGAAGTACCCTGGCTGGAAGGCAGAGCCGATCGAGATGATGGGCTTGTCGAACGCCATGCGCACCAACGTGCTGTTTCTCGACGACTTCATCGTGCCGGTCGAGAACCGCCTCGGCGCCGAGGGCGACGGCTTCAAGATCATCATGCGGGCGCTGCAGCCGGGCCGGGTGACCGTGGCCGGCAAGGCGCTCGGCGTGGCGCGCGCCTGCTTCGAGGACGCGGTGCGCTACGCCAACGAGCGCGAGCTGCGCGGCCAGGCGATCGGCCGTTTCCAGATGATCCAGTCCGACATCGCCGAAATGGCTGTCGCCATCGAAGCGAGCCGGGCGCTGGTCTACAAGGCCGCCTGGTGCATGGACAACTCGATGCCCTCCAACCGCATTTCGTCGATCGCCAAGTACCACGCTTCGCAGACTGCCAAGTTCTGCGCAGACAAGGCCATGCAGATCTTCGGCGGCTACGGGCTCGCATCGGAGTACCGCGTCTCCTGGCTGCGCTCCTATGCCGACCTGGCCTTTACCGGCGAGGGCTCGGCCAACGTGCAGAAGATCATGATCGCGGAGGACGCGCTGGGCTACAAGATTGCCGACCGTCACCACGGCAAGACCGGCCTGCGCGACATCCGCAAGAACGACGTGGCCGACGAGTTGCAGCAGCGCCAGCGGGCCTGA
- a CDS encoding SDR family oxidoreductase produces the protein MFTNETLQGRVALITGGGTGIGLEIATTYARLGASVMLVGRNEERVQAAAAAITQEGGKAQAMRADVRNYDDVKAAVDATVEKFGALDILVNNAAGNFVCPTAELSPNGWRTVIDIDLNGTFYGCHAAYPHLKTSTFGGSIISIITMLGVTGWPGAAHASAAKGGILSLSRTLAVEWGGDGIRVNTISPGPIGDTEGVQRMYIDAGKGDLEARKTALGRFGRKADIANAAVYLGSDLGSYVTGDNIIVDGGRWLKYVAG, from the coding sequence ATGTTCACCAATGAAACCCTGCAGGGCCGCGTCGCGTTGATCACCGGAGGCGGCACAGGGATAGGCCTGGAGATCGCCACCACCTACGCCAGGCTGGGCGCGAGCGTGATGCTCGTCGGCCGCAACGAAGAGCGCGTGCAGGCCGCCGCCGCCGCCATCACCCAGGAAGGCGGCAAGGCCCAGGCCATGCGGGCCGACGTTCGCAACTACGACGACGTGAAGGCCGCGGTGGACGCCACCGTGGAGAAGTTCGGTGCGCTCGACATCCTGGTCAACAACGCGGCCGGCAACTTCGTCTGCCCAACCGCCGAACTCTCGCCCAACGGCTGGCGTACGGTAATCGACATCGATCTGAACGGCACCTTCTACGGCTGCCACGCCGCCTACCCGCACCTCAAGACGTCGACATTCGGCGGATCGATCATCAGCATCATCACCATGCTCGGCGTGACCGGCTGGCCGGGCGCGGCGCACGCGTCAGCGGCCAAGGGCGGCATTCTGTCGCTGTCGCGCACGCTGGCGGTGGAATGGGGTGGCGACGGCATCCGCGTCAACACCATCTCGCCCGGCCCGATCGGCGATACCGAAGGCGTGCAGCGTATGTACATCGATGCCGGCAAGGGCGACCTCGAGGCCCGCAAGACCGCGCTCGGCCGCTTCGGACGCAAGGCCGACATCGCCAACGCTGCGGTCTATCTCGGCTCGGACCTGGGCTCCTACGTCACTGGAGACAACATCATCGTGGACGGTGGCCGCTGGCTGAAATATGTGGCTGGCTGA
- a CDS encoding aldehyde dehydrogenase family protein, translating into MSSTAQTEKPVSAAPLTAGHQAALAWLETGPKRLLIDGRWVDAVSGKTFTTFDPATEQALVEVAEADSADVDRAVVAARKAYEQPSWTGMSPHARTRLLLKIADVVDQHAEELAVLETIDSGAPIASTRARSVQVAEIFRYYAGWPTKIFGTTNPIDGARFLYMLREPMGVCGLINAWNVPIVMAANKIAPAVACGNTLVLKPAEQAPLSTLRLAELIEQTGMPPGVVNIVPGYGATAGAAIAAHPDIDKVAFTGSTAVGRAILQASTVNMKKVTLELGGKSPNIIFPDADMDLAINAAVSTFCRNSGQICSAGTRLFVHESVVDEVGERVTALAAGYKVGAPFAPDTQLGPLISERQMERVLSYVDAGREGGAKLSLGGSRVGNVGYFVQPTVFAGVSNGMKIAREEIFGPVLSIIGFKDENDAVLQGNDTEYGLAAAVWTRDVSRAHRVARSLKSGRVWINTYAEADPVMSMGGYKQSGYGRELGMESIEAYTQTKSVMMRL; encoded by the coding sequence ATGAGTTCCACCGCACAAACCGAAAAACCCGTGAGCGCCGCACCGCTGACCGCCGGCCACCAGGCTGCGCTCGCCTGGCTCGAGACCGGTCCCAAACGCCTGCTCATCGACGGTCGCTGGGTCGACGCCGTGAGCGGCAAGACGTTCACCACCTTCGACCCCGCCACCGAACAAGCGCTGGTCGAGGTGGCCGAGGCCGACAGCGCCGACGTCGACCGCGCGGTTGTCGCTGCCCGAAAGGCCTACGAACAACCGTCCTGGACAGGCATGTCTCCGCACGCCCGCACCCGTCTGCTGCTGAAGATCGCCGACGTGGTCGACCAGCACGCCGAAGAGCTCGCCGTGCTCGAGACCATTGACAGCGGGGCGCCCATCGCTTCCACCCGCGCTCGTTCGGTGCAGGTCGCGGAAATCTTCCGCTACTACGCAGGCTGGCCGACCAAGATCTTCGGCACCACCAACCCAATCGACGGCGCACGGTTTCTCTACATGCTGCGCGAGCCCATGGGCGTGTGCGGCTTGATCAACGCCTGGAACGTGCCGATCGTGATGGCCGCCAACAAGATCGCTCCGGCCGTGGCCTGCGGCAACACCCTGGTGCTCAAGCCGGCGGAGCAAGCTCCGCTGTCCACGCTGCGCCTGGCCGAGCTGATCGAGCAGACCGGCATGCCACCGGGCGTGGTGAACATCGTGCCGGGCTACGGCGCCACGGCGGGCGCGGCCATCGCCGCGCATCCGGACATCGACAAGGTCGCCTTCACCGGCTCCACCGCGGTGGGCCGGGCGATCCTGCAGGCCTCCACCGTGAATATGAAGAAGGTGACGTTGGAGCTCGGCGGCAAGTCGCCCAACATCATTTTTCCCGACGCCGACATGGACCTGGCCATCAACGCAGCGGTGTCCACCTTTTGCCGCAACTCCGGCCAGATCTGCTCGGCCGGCACCCGGCTCTTCGTGCACGAAAGCGTCGTCGACGAGGTCGGCGAGCGGGTCACTGCGCTTGCCGCGGGCTACAAGGTAGGTGCGCCTTTCGCGCCCGACACGCAGCTCGGCCCGCTGATCTCGGAGCGGCAGATGGAGCGCGTGCTGTCGTACGTCGACGCCGGCCGCGAAGGCGGCGCCAAGCTGTCGCTCGGCGGTTCGCGCGTGGGCAATGTCGGCTACTTCGTGCAGCCCACGGTGTTCGCCGGTGTCTCCAACGGCATGAAGATCGCCCGCGAGGAGATCTTCGGCCCGGTGCTGTCGATCATCGGCTTCAAGGACGAGAATGACGCGGTGCTGCAGGGCAACGACACCGAATACGGCCTGGCCGCCGCAGTGTGGACCCGCGACGTGAGCCGGGCGCATCGTGTGGCACGTTCGCTGAAATCGGGCCGGGTTTGGATCAACACCTATGCCGAGGCTGATCCGGTGATGTCGATGGGCGGCTACAAGCAGTCGGGCTATGGGCGGGAGCTGGGCATGGAGTCGATCGAGGCCTACACCCAGACCAAGTCCGTGATGATGCGACTCTGA
- a CDS encoding LysR family transcriptional regulator, whose product MELRHLRYFMAAAEEQHFGRAAERLNVTRPAVSQLVADLESELGIALFERMPQQIRLTTAGRALLPQLHAVMDDLNEALAMARRVGHGEAGSLTVGYGSLTLLNKVFRAAIKRFHETYPAVTLSLVEMPTSAQPQALADGRIQAGFMHFGPEPPFQTRKRGAGNTVQVETVLDWFPIQTGGLGVAVPHDHRLAQQASVSLADLVDEGFVVVPQSASSPGFGLLYAFCQKAGFVPRIVQEVSSITSQLNLISVGMGIGITVIGRNFSYPDSLVVIPLHEVDYRMNFVFGWVKGQHDPVLERMLDVVKAVAREQ is encoded by the coding sequence ATGGAACTCCGTCATCTCCGCTATTTCATGGCCGCCGCCGAAGAGCAGCACTTCGGCCGGGCCGCCGAGCGCCTCAATGTCACGCGACCAGCCGTGTCGCAACTCGTGGCCGACCTCGAGTCCGAACTTGGCATCGCGCTTTTCGAGCGCATGCCGCAGCAGATCCGCCTGACCACGGCCGGCCGCGCCTTGCTGCCGCAACTCCACGCGGTGATGGACGACCTGAACGAGGCGTTGGCCATGGCGCGGCGCGTGGGCCACGGCGAAGCCGGCAGCCTCACCGTCGGCTACGGTTCGCTGACCCTGCTCAACAAGGTGTTCCGCGCGGCGATCAAACGGTTTCACGAGACCTATCCGGCCGTCACGCTGTCGCTGGTGGAAATGCCCACCTCCGCGCAGCCGCAGGCGCTGGCCGACGGCCGCATCCAGGCCGGCTTCATGCATTTCGGACCGGAGCCGCCTTTTCAGACCCGCAAGCGGGGGGCAGGCAACACGGTGCAGGTAGAAACGGTGCTCGACTGGTTTCCGATCCAGACCGGCGGGCTCGGCGTGGCGGTGCCGCATGACCACCGGCTGGCGCAGCAGGCATCGGTGAGCCTGGCCGACCTGGTCGACGAAGGCTTCGTGGTGGTGCCGCAATCGGCCAGCAGTCCGGGCTTCGGCCTGCTCTACGCTTTCTGCCAGAAGGCGGGCTTCGTGCCGCGCATCGTGCAGGAGGTGAGTTCCATCACCTCGCAGCTCAACCTGATCTCGGTTGGCATGGGCATCGGCATTACGGTCATCGGGCGCAACTTCAGCTATCCCGATAGCCTGGTGGTGATACCGCTGCACGAGGTCGACTACCGGATGAACTTCGTCTTCGGCTGGGTGAAGGGGCAGCATGACCCCGTGCTCGAACGCATGCTCGACGTGGTGAAGGCTGTCGCCCGGGAGCAGTAG
- a CDS encoding iron-containing alcohol dehydrogenase family protein, which produces MHSVFPHPHFSDFQYLAPELRLHCGVRSLAALAQEVRRAGCSRAVVVTGRSVGASPALQALRDALGDVLVGESHAVKPDSPMPAVAEVAARLHALQADAVIAVGGGSAAVTGRAAAILLAEERPAEELCTRRLPDGRFDSPRLSAPKLAQFVVPTTPSTAFVKAGSAVHDPASGRRMALFDPKTRARAIALDPGLLASAPPSLVLEAGLNTLSTAIEALETPRCDPFSEAWLMQAIRLVARHLGGRGEDDPAARAALAVSAVLCGRGTEQSGGGLASVLAHAIGRRSTASNGIVNAIVLPYTLGFNASATAARRPRVAEALGAGDAVETLQALLAGLAVPRRLREIGIEQTHLPEIAEAAMSDWFISRNPRTVVHADEVLELLQAAW; this is translated from the coding sequence ATGCACAGCGTTTTCCCCCATCCCCACTTTTCCGATTTCCAGTACCTGGCGCCCGAGTTGCGGCTGCATTGCGGCGTTCGGAGCCTTGCGGCGCTGGCGCAGGAGGTGCGACGTGCCGGCTGCAGCCGGGCGGTCGTCGTCACCGGCCGCTCGGTCGGTGCGTCGCCGGCCCTGCAGGCGCTGCGCGATGCGCTCGGCGATGTGCTGGTGGGCGAGAGCCATGCAGTCAAGCCAGACAGCCCGATGCCCGCAGTGGCCGAAGTCGCTGCCCGCCTGCACGCGCTGCAGGCCGATGCCGTGATTGCAGTGGGCGGGGGCTCGGCGGCGGTGACGGGGCGGGCGGCGGCGATCCTATTGGCCGAGGAGCGTCCAGCCGAGGAGCTGTGTACCCGCCGGCTGCCCGACGGTCGCTTCGACAGCCCGCGACTGTCGGCGCCCAAGCTCGCGCAGTTCGTCGTGCCAACCACGCCGAGCACCGCCTTCGTCAAGGCCGGCAGCGCGGTACACGACCCGGCGAGCGGACGCCGCATGGCACTGTTCGATCCCAAGACCCGGGCCCGCGCCATCGCTCTCGATCCCGGCCTGCTGGCCAGCGCGCCGCCATCGCTGGTGCTGGAGGCGGGCCTCAACACGCTGTCGACCGCCATCGAGGCATTGGAGACGCCGCGCTGCGATCCGTTCTCCGAGGCGTGGCTGATGCAGGCGATTCGGCTGGTGGCCAGGCACCTTGGCGGACGGGGCGAAGACGACCCCGCTGCGCGCGCGGCCCTGGCCGTGTCGGCGGTGCTGTGTGGGCGCGGTACCGAGCAGTCGGGCGGCGGGCTGGCTTCGGTGTTGGCCCATGCCATCGGCCGCCGCAGCACCGCGTCGAACGGCATCGTCAACGCCATCGTGCTGCCTTACACGCTGGGCTTCAACGCCAGCGCCACGGCCGCTCGGCGCCCGCGGGTGGCCGAGGCGCTGGGCGCAGGCGATGCCGTGGAGACCCTGCAGGCGCTGTTGGCCGGACTGGCGGTGCCGCGCCGTCTGCGCGAGATCGGCATCGAGCAGACGCATCTGCCGGAGATAGCCGAGGCGGCGATGTCGGACTGGTTCATCAGCCGCAACCCGCGCACGGTGGTCCATGCCGACGAGGTGCTGGAGTTGCTGCAGGCCGCCTGGTAA
- a CDS encoding enoyl-CoA hydratase/isomerase family protein — translation MFSPWTKSGAGTSFWMAARAVMGLHGDGTCFADRSPPLHDINRKHMDKKVVITEMHGSVLIVRLASPENRNSLTIELREQLGEAIDLADRDPAVRAVYLTADGPTFCSGGDFKMLKTQCDPWPVHRRFRNLSRWLIPLISLNKPVVVGVRGHAVGGGMGLALTGDVVVIGESTKLMSGFFRLGTVPDVGMMYHLPRLIGMARAKNFLFANATMLAPEALELGLAAKVVPDHEVYDAGLAEAVRLSEGPAEVMGLAKNIMARSFESSMSEMFAYEGFGAVLAMSNPEFREGLDAAISGRQADFVKAATGRPAHTAKVA, via the coding sequence GTGTTTTCGCCGTGGACAAAAAGCGGTGCCGGCACGTCTTTCTGGATGGCGGCAAGGGCGGTGATGGGGCTGCATGGCGATGGCACGTGCTTTGCAGACCGCAGCCCACCCTTGCACGACATAAACAGGAAACACATGGACAAGAAAGTGGTGATTACCGAGATGCACGGCTCCGTGCTGATCGTGCGGCTGGCGAGCCCGGAGAACCGGAACTCGCTCACGATCGAGCTGCGCGAGCAGCTCGGCGAGGCGATCGATCTGGCTGACCGCGACCCGGCGGTGCGCGCTGTCTATCTCACCGCCGATGGCCCGACCTTCTGTTCTGGCGGCGACTTCAAGATGCTCAAGACGCAGTGCGATCCGTGGCCGGTACACCGGCGTTTTCGTAACCTGAGCCGCTGGCTGATTCCGCTGATCTCGCTGAACAAGCCGGTGGTGGTGGGCGTGCGCGGCCACGCGGTCGGCGGAGGCATGGGCCTGGCCCTGACGGGCGATGTGGTGGTGATCGGCGAGAGCACCAAACTCATGTCGGGTTTCTTCCGGCTCGGCACCGTACCGGACGTTGGAATGATGTACCACCTGCCACGCCTGATCGGTATGGCACGGGCCAAGAACTTTCTGTTTGCCAACGCCACCATGCTGGCGCCCGAAGCGCTGGAGCTTGGTCTGGCTGCCAAGGTCGTGCCCGATCACGAGGTCTATGACGCGGGCTTGGCCGAGGCGGTGCGCCTGTCCGAAGGCCCGGCCGAGGTGATGGGCCTGGCCAAGAACATCATGGCGCGCAGCTTCGAATCGTCGATGAGCGAAATGTTCGCGTACGAAGGCTTCGGGGCGGTGCTGGCCATGTCGAACCCTGAGTTCCGTGAAGGCCTGGACGCGGCTATCTCGGGGCGCCAGGCCGACTTCGTGAAGGCCGCGACCGGTCGCCCGGCCCACACCGCGAAGGTCGCCTGA
- a CDS encoding CoA transferase, with product MNQAKSPSTAARPALAGIRVVDFSTLLPGPMCSLLLAQAGADVIKIERPGRGDEMRNYEPRLGRDSVNFTLLNQGKRSLALDLKDAAARDRAIALIAAADVLIEQYRPGVMERLGLGPQAMRSLNPRLVYCSITGWGQSGPLAQVASHDLNYQAEAGMVSLTAGADGAPGLPQALVADIAGGAYPAVMNILLALRARDADGRGRTLDVAMADNLFTFQYWGLGSGFGAGQWPRPGGELVTGGTPRYQVYRTACGRFLAAAPLEQKFWENFLRVLEAPQLLDDEADPAGVRQAVAAIVASRSADDWLRRFDGVDACVSIVKSVEEAVASPHFKARGLFERRVRGDDGTEIPALPTAVDASLRGSDAPGAPALGGAGSVDWL from the coding sequence ATGAACCAAGCCAAATCTCCATCGACCGCCGCGCGGCCAGCGCTGGCGGGTATTCGTGTCGTCGACTTCAGCACCTTGCTGCCCGGGCCCATGTGCAGCCTGCTCCTGGCGCAGGCAGGTGCCGATGTCATCAAGATCGAGCGGCCCGGACGCGGCGACGAGATGCGGAATTACGAACCGCGCCTGGGCCGCGACAGCGTCAATTTCACCCTGCTTAACCAAGGCAAGCGCTCCCTTGCGCTCGATTTGAAGGACGCCGCCGCGCGCGACCGGGCCATTGCGCTGATCGCAGCGGCCGACGTGCTGATCGAACAATACCGGCCCGGCGTGATGGAGCGGCTCGGCCTCGGCCCGCAGGCCATGCGCTCGCTCAATCCACGCCTGGTGTATTGCTCGATCACCGGCTGGGGCCAGAGCGGGCCGCTCGCGCAGGTGGCCTCGCACGACCTCAACTACCAGGCCGAGGCGGGCATGGTGTCCCTCACCGCCGGCGCTGACGGCGCGCCGGGCCTGCCACAGGCACTGGTCGCCGACATCGCGGGAGGGGCCTATCCGGCGGTGATGAACATCCTGCTGGCGCTGCGCGCACGCGATGCCGATGGCAGGGGGCGCACGCTCGACGTGGCCATGGCCGACAACCTCTTCACCTTCCAGTACTGGGGCCTGGGCAGCGGCTTCGGGGCCGGCCAGTGGCCGCGTCCGGGTGGCGAACTGGTGACCGGCGGCACGCCGCGCTACCAGGTCTATCGCACGGCCTGCGGCCGGTTTCTCGCGGCGGCCCCGCTGGAGCAGAAGTTCTGGGAAAACTTCCTGCGTGTGCTGGAGGCCCCTCAATTGCTTGACGACGAGGCCGATCCGGCCGGAGTGCGGCAGGCGGTGGCGGCCATCGTCGCCAGCCGCAGCGCCGACGATTGGCTGCGTCGTTTCGACGGTGTGGACGCCTGCGTGTCGATAGTGAAGTCGGTAGAGGAGGCGGTGGCGAGCCCGCATTTCAAGGCCCGTGGCCTGTTCGAGCGTCGGGTGCGCGGCGACGACGGCACCGAAATCCCGGCGCTGCCCACCGCGGTGGACGCCAGCCTGCGAGGTTCTGACGCGCCGGGAGCGCCGGCCCTGGGCGGGGCAGGGTCCGTTGACTGGCTCTGA
- a CDS encoding CoA transferase, protein MLQEISNERPLSGIRVLELSHLIAGPYCAQMLADEGASVVKVEPPGGELTRKREPMRHVGDEKVAAYYASLNRGKRSVVLDLKNPAGLDVMERLLASCDVFVTNMRVAALERLGLHPQALHQRFPRLIVACISGFGMENADAHTGRAGLAMVAEALSGATGLTRDHSGNPVWCGFALGDITASLSAHAAILLALRQQERHGMGRVIDIGLVECMLPMVSVAMGRVQVEDQACSGFSGSNGFHGVPYGAFPAADGFVNIGVNSDEFWRRLCGAMGRPELGTDARYATYVQRALRQQEVHAITEQYTRAHTRAELTAQLSAADVPVAGILSMNEVITDDYLRERGAVMDVDDGYGGRFVLPADPAWPAQDGVVPRIPRLGEHRDAVLHQELGLPIEEIDRLERSGAFGGAAPQRPAASPVTAASTVTAASTAAVE, encoded by the coding sequence ATGCTGCAAGAAATTTCAAACGAACGTCCCCTCTCCGGCATCCGCGTGCTGGAGCTCAGCCACCTCATCGCCGGCCCGTATTGCGCGCAGATGCTCGCCGACGAAGGTGCCAGCGTGGTGAAGGTGGAGCCGCCCGGCGGCGAGCTGACCCGCAAGCGCGAACCCATGCGGCACGTGGGCGATGAGAAGGTCGCGGCCTATTACGCCTCGCTCAACCGGGGCAAGCGGAGTGTGGTGTTGGACCTGAAGAATCCGGCCGGACTCGACGTGATGGAACGCCTGCTCGCCTCTTGCGACGTCTTCGTCACCAACATGCGGGTGGCCGCGCTGGAGCGGCTGGGCCTGCATCCGCAGGCGCTGCACCAGCGTTTTCCGAGGCTGATCGTGGCCTGCATCTCGGGCTTCGGCATGGAGAACGCCGACGCCCACACCGGCCGCGCGGGCCTGGCCATGGTGGCAGAGGCGCTTTCCGGCGCCACCGGCCTCACCCGCGATCATTCGGGCAATCCGGTGTGGTGCGGCTTCGCGCTGGGCGACATCACTGCCTCGCTGTCGGCCCACGCGGCGATCCTGCTGGCCCTGCGGCAGCAGGAGCGGCACGGCATGGGACGGGTGATCGACATCGGCCTGGTCGAATGCATGCTGCCAATGGTGTCGGTGGCCATGGGACGGGTGCAGGTCGAAGACCAGGCCTGTTCGGGCTTCTCCGGCTCCAACGGTTTTCACGGCGTGCCCTACGGCGCATTCCCCGCAGCCGACGGATTCGTCAACATCGGCGTCAACAGCGACGAGTTCTGGCGCCGCCTCTGCGGCGCCATGGGCCGACCCGAGCTCGGTACCGACGCACGCTACGCCACCTACGTGCAGCGCGCGCTGCGTCAGCAGGAGGTGCACGCCATCACCGAGCAATACACCCGCGCTCACACGCGGGCCGAACTTACGGCGCAGCTGTCGGCAGCCGACGTGCCGGTGGCCGGCATCCTGAGCATGAACGAGGTCATCACCGACGACTACCTGCGCGAGCGCGGCGCGGTGATGGATGTGGACGACGGCTACGGAGGCCGCTTCGTGCTGCCGGCCGACCCCGCCTGGCCGGCGCAGGACGGCGTGGTGCCGCGCATTCCGCGCCTGGGCGAACACCGCGATGCGGTGCTGCATCAGGAACTGGGCCTGCCGATCGAGGAAATCGACCGGCTCGAGCGGTCCGGCGCCTTTGGCGGCGCCGCCCCCCAGCGACCCGCCGCCAGCCCCGTCACGGCAGCCAGCACCGTCACGGCAGCCAGCACCGCCGCCGTGGAGTAA